One window of the Anaeromyxobacter dehalogenans 2CP-C genome contains the following:
- a CDS encoding sensor histidine kinase: MKHASGPRRPRVLVVDDNASLVDNLSEILEGAGYAVAGAGSCAAALALAEQGFDVALVDLKLPDGDGTALAPRLKELAPNGEVVLLTGFATLESAVAAVRAGACAYLVKPCATQELLLTVEQAMRQVRLHQEKRDLASRAQMAEKLAAVGTMTAGLSHEIRNPLNAAALQLSVLERRIQKLEAERQGPLLEPLTLVKDEIRRLDHILEDFLQFARPREFVRKAIEVAPVITKVVDLLGGEAERRGVRLERELEPVPPVAGDEERLRQVLVNLCLNALEAVDARGLVRVSCRPAPADVDHPDAAPMVDILVDDDGPGVSPDQRDRIFEPFFTTKARGSGLGLSIVHAIVTQHGGTIRIEDSPEGGARFTLRLPRAQ, from the coding sequence GTGAAGCACGCGAGCGGGCCGCGGCGGCCGCGGGTGCTGGTGGTGGACGACAACGCCAGCCTGGTGGACAACCTCTCGGAGATCCTGGAGGGCGCCGGGTACGCGGTGGCCGGCGCCGGGAGCTGCGCCGCCGCGCTCGCGCTCGCCGAGCAGGGCTTCGACGTGGCGCTGGTGGACCTGAAGCTCCCGGACGGCGACGGCACCGCGCTCGCGCCGCGGCTGAAGGAGCTGGCGCCGAACGGCGAGGTGGTGCTGCTCACCGGGTTCGCCACGCTGGAGTCGGCGGTGGCGGCCGTGCGCGCCGGCGCCTGCGCCTACCTGGTGAAGCCGTGCGCCACGCAGGAGCTGCTGCTGACGGTGGAGCAGGCCATGCGCCAGGTGCGCCTGCACCAGGAGAAGCGCGACCTCGCCAGCCGCGCGCAGATGGCCGAGAAGCTGGCCGCGGTCGGCACCATGACGGCCGGGCTCTCGCACGAGATCCGCAACCCGCTCAACGCCGCCGCGCTCCAGCTCTCGGTGCTGGAGCGGCGCATCCAGAAGCTCGAGGCGGAGCGGCAGGGGCCGCTGCTCGAGCCGCTCACGCTGGTGAAGGACGAGATCCGCCGGCTCGACCACATCCTGGAGGACTTCCTCCAGTTCGCCCGCCCCCGCGAGTTCGTCCGCAAGGCCATCGAGGTCGCGCCGGTGATCACGAAGGTGGTGGACCTGCTCGGCGGCGAGGCCGAGCGCCGCGGCGTCCGCCTGGAGCGCGAGCTCGAGCCGGTGCCGCCGGTCGCCGGCGACGAGGAGCGCCTCCGGCAGGTGCTGGTGAACCTGTGCCTGAACGCGCTCGAGGCGGTGGACGCGCGCGGGCTGGTCCGGGTCTCCTGCCGGCCCGCGCCCGCCGACGTGGACCACCCGGACGCGGCGCCCATGGTGGACATCCTCGTCGACGACGACGGCCCGGGCGTCTCGCCCGACCAGCGCGACCGCATCTTCGAGCCGTTCTTCACCACCAAGGCGCGCGGCTCCGGCCTGGGGCTCTCCATCGTGCACGCGATCGTCACGCAGCACGGGGGCACCATCCGGATCGAGGACAGCCCGGAGGGCGGCGCGCGCTTCACGCTGCGGCTCCCGCGCGCGCAGTGA